A region of Dioscorea cayenensis subsp. rotundata cultivar TDr96_F1 chromosome 5, TDr96_F1_v2_PseudoChromosome.rev07_lg8_w22 25.fasta, whole genome shotgun sequence DNA encodes the following proteins:
- the LOC120260080 gene encoding uncharacterized protein LOC120260080 yields the protein MAHTDSNQSSNLISNEALLDPNQSSNLKSNEILLDPTQPSNPYYIGANDNFGTLLVNQPLDSNNYYVWARSMKRALRIKNKLGFIDGSITEPVDPNNKLMEHWLRCNDIIITWLQNTLSIDIKSSTLYADTVRELWIELEHRHAQQNAPRIYELKQGIVNLLQGNDTMSVYFSKLKALFDELLNYESFPNCSCGGLKAIVEHQQRDWVIKFLMGLNGSYKELKAQILLIKPSPSLNEVYSIIQQEENDERYHLLNQIINLLLYL from the coding sequence ATGGCCCATACTGATTCAAACCAAAGTTCCAATCTCATTTCAAATGAAGCCCTTCTTGATCCTAACCAAAGTTCCAATctcaaatcaaatgaaattcTTCTTGATCCTACTCAACCAAGCAATCCTTATTATATAGGAGCAAATGACAATTTCGGAACTCTACTGGTTAATCAACCACTTGATTCTAACAACTATTATGTATGGGCAAGATCTATGAAGCGAGCACTgcggatcaagaacaagttaggCTTCATCGATGGAAGTATCACTGAACCTGTAGATCCAAACAACAAACTCATGGAGCATTGGCTTAGATGCAATGACATTATAATCACATGGCTCCAAAACACACTCTCTATAGATATCAAATCTAGTACTCTTTATGCCGACACTGTACGAGAATTATGGATTGAATTAGAGCATCGCCATGCTCAACAAAATGCTCCAAGGATATATGAATTGAAGCAAGGGATAGTCAATCTTCTACAAGGAAATGACACTATGAGTGTCTATTTTTCTAAGTTGAAGGCTTTGTTTGATGAATTGCTCAACTATGAATCATTTCCAAATTGTAGCTGTGGTGGCTTGAAGGCTATTGTGGAACATCAACAGAGGGACTGGGTTATAAAATTTCTCATGGGACTCAATGGGTCATATAAAGAATTGAAAGCACAAATCTTATTGATAAAGCCTTCTCCCAGTCTTAATGAAGTTTACTCTATCATACAGCAGGAAGAAAACGACGAGAGATATCATCTACTgaaccaaataattaatctCTTGCTTTACTTGTGA